Genomic segment of Rhodothermales bacterium:
CGGCATCATGAGCATCGGCTTGAGCGCTACGGTGGCGTAGGTCGAGACGCCGCGCATGACATCGCGGAGCAGGGCGTCGTCCGCCGCCGGCGGGTGGAGGAGGATACCCTCGTTGGCAGCTTCGATGCTCGCATCCGTGATCATCGCGAAAAAGTCGTACGCCTCCCCCTGGATGACGACGAACGAGCCTGCGGCTATGGCCTCGACGGACAGGTCGTCGTCCAGCTTCATATCGATGCCCTGGCTCAGCGAGCCGCGGGTGATGACGCCGAGTTTATTCGGGCGCACGTTAGGATTGGCGGTCATTGTCGCGGGCGATCCAGGCCAGGAGCTTTTCGGCGAGAAGCCCGGTGAGCGCGATCGCGATCATTTCGGATACCATCCGGGGGAGCATGCGTCTGCCGAAAAGGCTCATGAGCCGGGGCAGGCTGAGGACTAGTAAGAAAGAGCCGATCATCCCGAAGAGCCAGTTAAACAGGGAGTCGGTGAGGCGTGGGTGGGCGGAGTTGGGCATGGGAGTAGCGATCAGGCAGCCGCGGGCGTCATCTGGTCGGCGCGCAGGGCCAGCTGGCCACAGGCGGCGTCGATGTCTTGCCCACGGCTGCGACGTACGGTGACGGTTGCGTGGCCGGCTACGAGCACCCGGATGAACTTATTCAGCTGGGTCTCGCTGGTGCGCCGAAAGGCGAGTGCTTCGACCGGGTTGTACATGATGAGGTTGACCTTGCTCGGGGCCCAACGCGTTACATGCACAAGCTCGCGCGCATCGGCTTCCGAGTCGTTGAATCCCTGAAACATACAATATTCGTAGGTCACCTGCCGGCCGGTTTTCCGGGTGTAGTACTGGATGGCCTCTTTGAGCGCCGAGAGATCGGTTCGCTCGCTCCGGTTTACCGGCATGATTTCGCTGCGCTTGGCGTCGACCGGCGCATGGAGGGACACGGCCAGGTTGAATCGCGTCTCGTCGTCGGCCAGCTGTTTGATACGCTTGGCGAGGCCTACCGTGGATACGGTGATGCGGCGCGCTGAAAGGCCCATGCCTTCTTCGTGGGTAAGGCCTTCGATGCTGCGCAGCACCTGGTCGTAGTTGAGCATGGGTTCGCCCATGCCCATGTACACGATGTTCGTGATGCGTCGGCCGTATTCGGCCTCGGCGATCTTGTTGAGCTCCCACACTTGATCGAAGATCTCGCCGGCGGAAAGGTTCTCGCTGAACCCCATCTGGCCAGTTGCGCAAAACGAGCAGGCCATGGCGCAGCCGACCTGGCTGGAGACACACACTGTGAGCCGGCGCGGATCACCCTCTTCGTCGAAATCCGGGATGAGTACGGCTTCCACCTTACGCCCCGAAGCGATCGAGAACAGGCATTTGATGGTACCGTCCGAGGCCTGGCTGCGATGTTCGAGCGTGAGCGGCGCGAGGGTGAATCGTTCCGCGAGCGCGGCACGAAAAGTTTTCGGGAGATCGGTCATGCCATCGTAGGACCGCACCCCTTTTCCGTAGAGCCAGGCGAAAAGCTGGCCGCCCCGGTACGCCGGCTGACCGAACTGTGGCGCAAGGCCCAGCAACTCGGTCCGGCTGAGAGATAGAAGCGACGTTGTGGGTGTCACGAAGGTGGAAGTTGAAGGTGGTGTCATCCTGGGCCTGTTGAAGGACCTCTCGGACGGTCGGAAGGTCCTTCGACAGGCTCAGGATGACACTATTTTTTGGGGTTTCATGTAGGCTTGAACATGGATAACGTCAAGAAAAAACCTCGAACGTAGAACATTAAACCGCCGCGGAAAGCGGTCTTTTGACCGTCCACGTAGCCACCCCGATCATGGCGGCGGCGAAACCGGCTCCGATGAGTAAACTGATGGGGATGCCCGCGAGGGTAGCCGGCGCGGCGTCCGGCCAGTACATGCCGGACCGCATCCCGCTGATCATGTACGACACCGGGTTGAGTCGGATCGCCCACTGCAGGACGGTTGTGGCGCCTTCGTAGGGGAAAAAGGCGCCCGAAATCAGCCACATGGGAAGAAGAAACAGGTTCATGATCGCATGAAACCCCCGCGTGGTGGCCATGCGCCAGGCGATGGCGATCCCGAGCGCCGTAAAGGCGATGCCGGCGAAGACGCAGAGGGTCAAGATCAGCAGCACCCCCGGAATCGAAGGGAAGATCGACAAGAACGGCAACAGGACCAACAACAGGATGGCCTGGATGAGCGACAACGTCGTCCCGCCGAGCGTACTGCCCAGCACAAAGGCCGTCCGCGATACCGGCGCCACGAGCGCTGCCTGGAGGAATCCGGCCTTCCGCTCTTCAACGATGGAGATGGTCGAGAAGATGGCCGTGAACAGGATCATCAGGGCGATGATGCCCGGAAAGAGAAACTCGAAGTAGCCGACGCCTTCCTCGCCGGCGCCGGGCAGGCTGAACGACCCCTGAAACCCCATGCCGAGCAGCAGCCAGAACAAGACCGGCTGCGCCAGCGCGCCGAACACCCGGCTGCGGTCCCGCACGAACTTGACGATCTCACGCCGCCAGAGGGCGGAAATACAGTGGAGGTAGGACATGGGGAAAGGGAAAATGCAAAATGCAAAATGCAAAATGGGTGGGCAGTCTTATCGAACTACGTATTCATCTTCACTCCGGACAGTACCATAAAGACATCTTCCAGGGAGGGTTTGCGGACGGTGGCGGAGGTGATGGCGGGGCCGAAGCGCTCGTAGATGGCGGGTAGTTGTTGGATGGCAGCGGCACCGGCGACCCGGATGTCGTTGCCGACGACGCGGGTTTCGAATCCGAAGGCGCTGGCGATTTCGCGTGCGAGGGAATCGGGCTCGGCGGCGGCGATCCATAACATTTCGTCGCCGAGGCGGGCCTTCATCTGGGCCGGCGAGCCTGTCGCCACCAACTTTCCGTGGCTCAGCAGGGCGAGGGTGTCGCAGGCCTCGGCTTCGTCGAGCAGGTGCGTGGCCACGATCATCGTGACCCCTTCGCGTCGACGGTGCTGATGCAGCACGTCCCAGAACGTGCGCCGTGCGATCGGGTCGAGGCCGGTCGTCGGCTCATCGAGCAGCAACAGGCGTGGGCGATGCAGGAGGCCTCGGATCAGATCCACCCGCCGTTTCTGACCCCCCGACAGCGTGCTGATGCGGTCGCCGGCGCGGTCGGCAAGCTCAAAGACCCCCAGGAGCTCCTGAATGCGGTCCGCGAGTAGCTTCCCGGAAAGGCCGTACAGACTGCCGTGAAAGGTCAGGTTCTCCATCACCGTCAACTCGGCGTCCAACGCGGGATCCTGGAAGATGACGCCCAGGAGCGGCCGGACGGCAGCCGGAGAGGTGACGGGGTCATGACCAAAGACCTCGACGCGCCCACTCGTCGGATGTATCAGGGTGGAAAGCGTTCTGAAAAGGGTGGTTTTACCGCTGCCGTTGGGCCCGAGGAGGCCAAACAGATGCCCGGACTCAACGGTGAACGACACACCGTCAAGCGCCTGGAAGTCCCCGTATCGATGGGTAAGGGCATCGACGCGAACGGCGGGGTGAGCCATGGGCGGGAGAATCAGTGAAAGACGTAACGCGAAAACCCGAAGGTCGACCGTAGAGACACGAT
This window contains:
- the rlmN gene encoding 23S rRNA (adenine(2503)-C(2))-methyltransferase RlmN; this translates as MTPTTSLLSLSRTELLGLAPQFGQPAYRGGQLFAWLYGKGVRSYDGMTDLPKTFRAALAERFTLAPLTLEHRSQASDGTIKCLFSIASGRKVEAVLIPDFDEEGDPRRLTVCVSSQVGCAMACSFCATGQMGFSENLSAGEIFDQVWELNKIAEAEYGRRITNIVYMGMGEPMLNYDQVLRSIEGLTHEEGMGLSARRITVSTVGLAKRIKQLADDETRFNLAVSLHAPVDAKRSEIMPVNRSERTDLSALKEAIQYYTRKTGRQVTYEYCMFQGFNDSEADARELVHVTRWAPSKVNLIMYNPVEALAFRRTSETQLNKFIRVLVAGHATVTVRRSRGQDIDAACGQLALRADQMTPAAA
- a CDS encoding ABC transporter permease; this translates as MSYLHCISALWRREIVKFVRDRSRVFGALAQPVLFWLLLGMGFQGSFSLPGAGEEGVGYFEFLFPGIIALMILFTAIFSTISIVEERKAGFLQAALVAPVSRTAFVLGSTLGGTTLSLIQAILLLVLLPFLSIFPSIPGVLLILTLCVFAGIAFTALGIAIAWRMATTRGFHAIMNLFLLPMWLISGAFFPYEGATTVLQWAIRLNPVSYMISGMRSGMYWPDAAPATLAGIPISLLIGAGFAAAMIGVATWTVKRPLSAAV
- a CDS encoding ABC transporter ATP-binding protein, which translates into the protein MAHPAVRVDALTHRYGDFQALDGVSFTVESGHLFGLLGPNGSGKTTLFRTLSTLIHPTSGRVEVFGHDPVTSPAAVRPLLGVIFQDPALDAELTVMENLTFHGSLYGLSGKLLADRIQELLGVFELADRAGDRISTLSGGQKRRVDLIRGLLHRPRLLLLDEPTTGLDPIARRTFWDVLHQHRRREGVTMIVATHLLDEAEACDTLALLSHGKLVATGSPAQMKARLGDEMLWIAAAEPDSLAREIASAFGFETRVVGNDIRVAGAAAIQQLPAIYERFGPAITSATVRKPSLEDVFMVLSGVKMNT